One part of the Carassius gibelio isolate Cgi1373 ecotype wild population from Czech Republic chromosome B6, carGib1.2-hapl.c, whole genome shotgun sequence genome encodes these proteins:
- the LOC127959041 gene encoding odorant receptor 131-2-like translates to MRTMNSTMFLYSVQEKYADAFAKNFTIVLLGIIIMSINGMFVLTFFRSSVFYNDPRYILYIHLVINDMLMVFFSVSLSVMAYAWQNVPLPFCATLLIVTATAHKNTPLTLAGMAVERYIAICKPLHHHQICTVRRTYILISLIWGVGVIPGLTDLIILSIVRPLSVFTTTASCSASILYSTQYHEIHIRFMNGLYSSVVWLILVFTYCQVLVAARRASTDKSSAKKAQSTILLHGAQLLLCMMSYITAIIDKTFVPLIPADRARLTFLNYLLTNIIPRLLTPLIYGVRDKLFYKHMKRLFTCRIFIVKVESTSQ, encoded by the coding sequence ATGAGGACGATGAACTCTACAATGTTTCTTTACAGCGTACAAGAAAAATATGCAGATGCTTTTGCAAAGAATTTTACCATTGTTCTTCTTGGGATCATAATTATGTCCATAAATGGAATGTTTGTATTGACATTTTTCAGGAGTTCCGTTTTCTACAATGACCCACGgtacatattatatattcactTGGTTATCAATGATATGCTCATGGTTTTTTTCAGTGTAAGTCTAAGTGTGATGGCTTATGCGTGGCAAAATGTACCTCTCCCATTCTGTGCTACACTTCTAATAGTAACTGCAACTGCTCATAAGAACACTCCTCTGACTTTGGCTGGTATGGCTGTTGAGCGTTACATTGCCATCTGCAAACCACTGCATCACCATCAGATCTGCACAGTGCGCAGGACATACATACTCATCTCTCTGATTTGGGGTGTAGGAGTCATACCTGGATTGACTGACTTGATTATCCTTTCAATTGTTCGTCCTTTATCTGTTTTTACAACAACTGCCTCTTGTAGTGCATCAATTCTGTATTCCACACAATATCATGAAATACACATCAGATTTATGAATGGCCTTTACTCATCTGTTGTGTGGTTAATTCTTGTATTCACATATTGTCAAGTGCTGGTTGCAGCCAGAAGGGCCTCCACTGATAAATCCTCAGCAAAAAAGGCTCAAAGCACAATCCTGTTACATGGAGCACAGCTTCTGCTCTGTATGATGTCCTACATTACTGCTATCATAGACAAGACGTTTGTCCCACTTATACCAGCTGATCGGGCAAGACTAAcctttttaaattatcttttaacAAATATAATACCACGACTGCTTACTCCCCTGATTTATGGTGTTCGTGATAAACTTTTTTACAAACACATGAAGAGGCTTTTTACATGCAGAATATTCATTGTAAAAGTTGAATCAACCAGTCAATGA
- the LOC127958996 gene encoding odorant receptor 131-2-like — protein MNSTVWFVDSYEEALAKNIVIVSLGLVINFINGMLVVTFFSNPMFSRDSRYILYIHLVINDMLMICLSVTIYVLTYASQLVNASLCYTLVFLGTTTFMITPLNLAGMAVERFIAICKPLHHVQICTPQRTHIFICLIWFVGAMPSLADIIILLIVQPISLFRSTVLCYTFSLFPTKHHKDRITASQVLCMSLVWIILIYTYCRVMFTAGKATSKGSANKARSTILLHGVQLLLCMLSYITPVMDMFVSPFFPVHRTKITFFNYLITNIMPRLLSPLIYGVRDQRFLKQMKEYFACKIIIVKIVPSKL, from the coding sequence ATGAACTCGACCGTCTGGTTTGTGGATAGTTATGAAGAAGCTCTTGCCAAAAACATTGTGATTGTTTCTCTCGGTCTTgtcattaatttcattaatggAATGCTAGTGGTGACTTTCTTCTCCAATCCAATGTTTTCAAGAGACTCcagatacattttatacattcacCTGGTAATCAATGACATGCTCATGATATGCCTATCAGTGACTATATATGTGTTGACCTATGCTTCCCAACTTGTAAATGCATCATTGTGTTACACATTGGTTTTTCTTGGTACAACCACCTTTATGATCACTCCATTGAATCTGGCTGGTATGGCGGTAGAGCGTTTTATTGCTATCTGTAAACCACTGCATCACGTTCAGATTTGCACACCTCAACGAACCCACATCTTTATATGTTTGATTTGGTTTGTAGGAGCCATGCCCTCTCTGGCAGATATCATTATTCTACTCATTGTCCAGCCCATATCTCTCTTCAGGTCTACTGTGCTTTGCTACACATTTAGTTTGTTCCCGACAAAACACCACAAGGATCGCATCACTGCTTCTCAAGTCCTCTGTATGTCACTGGTGTGGATAATTCTCATTTATACTTATTGCAGAGTCATGTTCACTGCCGGAAAGGCAACCTCAAAAGGTTCAGCAAATAAGGCTCGGAGTACGATATTGTTGCATGGTGTCCAGTTACTTCTTTGCATGCTTTCCTATATCACCCCTGTTATGGATATGTTTGTCTCTCCTTTTTTTCCTGTTCACAGAACAAAGATCACTTTCTTTAATTATCTAATCACAAATATTATGCCAAGATTACTGAGTCCTTTGATTTATGGGGTCCGAGACCAGAGGTTTCTGAAACAAATGAAGGAATATTTTGcttgtaaaattattattgtaaAGATTGTGccatcaaaattataa
- the LOC127960284 gene encoding odorant receptor 131-2-like, with protein MNSTVWFVDSYEEALAKNIVIVSLGLVINFINGMLVVTFFSNPMFSRDSRYILYIHLVINDMLMICLSVTLYVLTYISPLVNASLCCTLLVIGTTTFMITPLNLAGMAIERFIAICKPLHHAQICTPQRTYIFICLLWLIGVIPSLADIIILLLIQPISFFSSLVLCYPFSLFHSKAHKDRTTVSQVIYMSLVWIILIYTYCKVLFTAKKAVSKGSANKARRTILLHGVQLLLCMLSYIAPVLDLILTPFFPVDRTKITFFNYLITSIMPRLLSPLIYGVRDQKFLKQMKEYFTCKVIIVKIMPSKL; from the coding sequence ATGAACTCAACGGTCTGGTTTGTGGATAGTTATGAAGAAGCTCTTGCTAAAAACATTGTGATTGTTTCTCTCGGTCTTgtcattaatttcattaatggAATGCTAGTGGTGACTTTCTTCTCCAATCCAATGTTTTCAAGAGACTCcagatacattttatacattcacCTGGTAATCAATGACATGCTCATGATATGCCTATCAGTGACTTTATATGTGTTGACCTACATTTCACCACTTGTGAATGCTTCATTGTGTTGCACATTGTTGGTGATCGGTACAACCACCTTTATGATCACTCCATTGAATCTGGCTGGTATGGCAATAGAGCGGTTCATTGCTATCTGTAAACCACTGCATCATGCTCAGATTTGCACACCACAAAGgacttacatttttatatgtttgCTGTGGCTAATAGGAGTTATACCTTCTCTGGCAGATATCATTATTCTACTCTTAATCCAGCCCATATCTTTTTTCAGCTCTCTTGTACTTTGCTATCCATTCAGTTTATTCCATTCCAAAGCCCACAAGGATCGCACCACTGTTTCACAAGTCATTTATATGTCACTGGTGTGGATAATTCTCATCTATACTTACTGCAAAGTCCTTTTCACTGCCAAAAAGGCTGTTTCAAAGGGTTCAGCAAATAAGGCTCGGAGAACAATACTATTGCATGGGGTCCAGTTACTTCTTTGCATGCTTTCCTACATCGCCCCTGTTTTGGATTTAATTCTCACACCTTTTTTTCCTGTTGACAGAACAAAGATCACTTTCTTTAATTATCTAATCACAAGTATTATGCCAAGATTACTGAGTCCTTTGATATATGGGGTCCGAGACCAGAAGTTTCTGAAACAAATGAAGGAATACTTTACTTGTAAAGTTATTATTGTAAAGATTATGCCatcaaaattatga